Genomic DNA from Parvivirga hydrogeniphila:
GGCTGAAGGCGTACGACCACGAGATCGTGGACCAGTCCACGAAGCTCATCGTCGAGACCGCGCAGAAGACCGGCGCCAAGGTCGCGGGTCCCATCCCGCTGCCGACCGAGCGGAGCCTGTACTGCGTGATCCGTTCGCCGCACGTGAACAAGGACAGCCGCGAGCAGTTCGAGATGAAGACGCACAAGCGCCTCATCGACATCCTCGAGCCGACACCGAAGACCGTCGACTCGTTGATGCGGCTGG
This window encodes:
- the rpsJ gene encoding 30S ribosomal protein S10; its protein translation is MANQKIRIRLKAYDHEIVDQSTKLIVETAQKTGAKVAGPIPLPTERSLYCVIRSPHVNKDSREQFEMKTHKRLIDILEPTPKTVDSLMRLDLPAGVHIEIKL